A region of Pseudopipra pipra isolate bDixPip1 chromosome 10, bDixPip1.hap1, whole genome shotgun sequence DNA encodes the following proteins:
- the RNPEPL1 gene encoding aminopeptidase RNPEPL1 isoform X2: MAAPAPRPPGLCCCRKGSAAGPEAPPAPPPPPEPPPDVASASSSQLFSLRHLHLGLELRPEARALAGCLVLELCALRPQPRALVLDVHPALRVLSAAFRRAAAGEAPCAFAFSPAEAAAAPAPPPPPPCPPPPPPCAPPCAASPPATTTFLSAPCIAAGPLPPAAPPGDPPAGPPPAAEPPPPLPLFAQPPCSACPLGFRVDPFTDYGSSLTVSLPAALQPHQPFQIIVRYTTADGPAIWWLDPELTYGNAKPFVFTQGHSVCNRSFFPCFDTPAVKCTYSATVKAPAGIQVLMSATQSSYLEEEGVYQFYMEYPVPAYLVALVAGDLIHADIGPRSRVWAEPCLLPTAISKLSGIVERWLTAAESLYGPYIWGRYDIVFLPPSFPIVAMENPCLTFIISSILESDEFLIIDVIHEVAHSWFGNAVTNATWEEMWLSEGLATYAQRRITTETYGAAFTCLETAFRLDALHRQMKLLGEDNPVSKLQVKLEPGVNPSNLMNLFTYEKGYCFVYYLSQLCGDPRHFDSFLRAYIEKYKFTSVVAQDLLDSFLNFFPELKEQCVESKAGLEFERWLNATGPPLAEPDLSQGSSLTRPVETLFKLWTTEPLDSVAAASSVDLTKWRTFQTVLFLDRLLDGSPLPHEVIKKLSECYSSQLDSMNAEIRIRWLQIVVRNDYYPDLYKVRRFLENQFSFFADVSDVHNSTL; the protein is encoded by the exons ATGGCGGCTCCGGCTCCGCGGCCGCCCGGCCTGTGCTGCTGCCGCAAGGGCTCCGCGGCCGGGCCGGAggcgccgccggccccgccgcctcctcccgAGCCGCCGCCGGACGTGGCGTCGGCGTCCAGCTCGCAGCTCTTCAGCCTGCGGCACCTGcacctggggctggagctgcggCCCGAGGCGCGGGCGCTGGCGGGCTGCCTGGTGCTGGAGCTCTGCGCGCTGCGCCCGCAGCCCCGCGCCCTGGTGCTGGACGTGCACCCGGCCCTGCGCGTCCTCTCGGCCGCCTtccgccgcgccgccgccggggaAGCGCCCTGCGCCTTCGCCTTCTCGCCCGCCgaggccgccgccgccccggccccgccgcccccgccgccctgcccgccgccgccgccgccctgcGCGCCGCCCTGCGCCGCCAGCCCGCCCGCCACCACCACCTTCCTCTCGGCGCCCTGCATCGCCGCCGGGCCGctgccccccgccgcccccccagGGGACCCGCCCGCCGgacccccgcccgccgccgagccgccgccgccgctgcccctcTTCGCCCAGCCGCCCTGCTCCGCCTGCCCGCTCGGCTTCAGGGTGGACCCGTTCACCGACTACGGCTCGTCCCTCACCGTCTCCCTGCCCGCCGCCCTCCAGCCGCACCAGCCCTTCCAAATCATCGTCCGCTACACCACGGCCGACGGTCCCGCC ATCTGGTGGCTGGATCCAGAGCTGACGTACGGCAATGCCAAGCCATTTGTCTTCACGCAGGGCCACTCGGTGTGTAACCGCTCCTTCTTCCCCTGCTTTGACACCCCTGCAGTGAAATGCACCTACTCAGCTACTGTCAAG GCTCCAGCAGGCATACAGGTGTTGATGAGTGCCACCCAAAGTTCCTACCTAGAAGAGGAAGGTGTATATCAATTTTACATGGAATATCCAGTTCCTGCCTACTTAGTGGCCCTGGTGGCAGGAGACCTTATACATGCAGACATAGGCCCAAG gagcAGAGTGTGGGCAGAGCCTTGCCTGCTGCCAACAGCCATCAGCAAGCTTTCTGGCATTGTTGAACGCTGGTTGACTGCTGCAGAGAGTCTGTATGGCCCCTATATATGGGGAAG ATATGacattgtttttcttcctccatcCTTCCCTATTGTTGCTATGGAAAACCCATGCCTGACCTTCATCATCTCTTCCATTCTGGAGAGCGATGAGTTTTTGATCATTGACGTCATCCACGAGGTTGCCCACAGCTGGTTTGGCAATGCAGTCACCAACGCCACCTGGGAGGAGATGTGGCTGAGCGAGGGCCTGGCCACCTACGCGCAGCGCCGGATCACCACCGAGACCTACG GAGCTGCCTTCACATGTTTGGAGACTGCGTTCCGCCTCGATGCTCTCCACAGACAGATGAAGCTCCTTGGAGAAGACAACCCAGTCAGCAAGCTTCAGGTTAAACTGGAGCCAG GTGTAAATCCCAGTAATTTAATGAACCTCTTCACCTATGAGAAAGGCTACTGCTTTGTTTACTACCTGTCCCAGCTTTGTGGTGACCCAAGACACTTTGACTCCTTCCTAAGA GCCTACATTGAGAAGTACAAATTTACCAGCGTTGTGGCTCAAGATCTTCTGGATTCcttcctgaatttttttccagagctgaAAGAGCAATGTGTTGAGAGCAAAGCAG GACTGGAGTTTGAACGTTGGCTCAATGCTACAGGACCTCCATTAGCTGAGCCGGACTTATCTCAGGGATCCAGTCTGACGAGACCAGTGGAGACACTCTTCAAACTCTGGACCACAGAGCCCCTGGACTCtgttgctgctgccagcagcgTTGACCTCACTAAATGGAGAACGTTCCAAACTGTGCTTTTCCTGGACAGATTGCTGGATGGGTCACCACTGCCACATG AGGTGATAAAAAAGCTTTCGGAATGTTACTCCTCTCAGCTGGACTCCATGAATGCAGAAATCCGTATCCGCTGGTTGCAGATTGTAGTCCGAAATGACTATTATCCAGACCTTTACAAAGTCCGTCGCTTCTTGGAAAACCAG ttttccttttttgcagATGTCTCGGATGTACACAATTCCACTTTATGA
- the RNPEPL1 gene encoding aminopeptidase RNPEPL1 isoform X1, with translation MAAPAPRPPGLCCCRKGSAAGPEAPPAPPPPPEPPPDVASASSSQLFSLRHLHLGLELRPEARALAGCLVLELCALRPQPRALVLDVHPALRVLSAAFRRAAAGEAPCAFAFSPAEAAAAPAPPPPPPCPPPPPPCAPPCAASPPATTTFLSAPCIAAGPLPPAAPPGDPPAGPPPAAEPPPPLPLFAQPPCSACPLGFRVDPFTDYGSSLTVSLPAALQPHQPFQIIVRYTTADGPAIWWLDPELTYGNAKPFVFTQGHSVCNRSFFPCFDTPAVKCTYSATVKAPAGIQVLMSATQSSYLEEEGVYQFYMEYPVPAYLVALVAGDLIHADIGPRSRVWAEPCLLPTAISKLSGIVERWLTAAESLYGPYIWGRYDIVFLPPSFPIVAMENPCLTFIISSILESDEFLIIDVIHEVAHSWFGNAVTNATWEEMWLSEGLATYAQRRITTETYGAAFTCLETAFRLDALHRQMKLLGEDNPVSKLQVKLEPGVNPSNLMNLFTYEKGYCFVYYLSQLCGDPRHFDSFLRAYIEKYKFTSVVAQDLLDSFLNFFPELKEQCVESKAGLEFERWLNATGPPLAEPDLSQGSSLTRPVETLFKLWTTEPLDSVAAASSVDLTKWRTFQTVLFLDRLLDGSPLPHEVIKKLSECYSSQLDSMNAEIRIRWLQIVVRNDYYPDLYKVRRFLENQMSRMYTIPLYEDLCTGTLKSFALEIFYQTQNQLHPNLRKTIQQILSQGLNPLPAIDTTAVTTDTPAMVLEDKVSEATNGAISLRDVNVSA, from the exons ATGGCGGCTCCGGCTCCGCGGCCGCCCGGCCTGTGCTGCTGCCGCAAGGGCTCCGCGGCCGGGCCGGAggcgccgccggccccgccgcctcctcccgAGCCGCCGCCGGACGTGGCGTCGGCGTCCAGCTCGCAGCTCTTCAGCCTGCGGCACCTGcacctggggctggagctgcggCCCGAGGCGCGGGCGCTGGCGGGCTGCCTGGTGCTGGAGCTCTGCGCGCTGCGCCCGCAGCCCCGCGCCCTGGTGCTGGACGTGCACCCGGCCCTGCGCGTCCTCTCGGCCGCCTtccgccgcgccgccgccggggaAGCGCCCTGCGCCTTCGCCTTCTCGCCCGCCgaggccgccgccgccccggccccgccgcccccgccgccctgcccgccgccgccgccgccctgcGCGCCGCCCTGCGCCGCCAGCCCGCCCGCCACCACCACCTTCCTCTCGGCGCCCTGCATCGCCGCCGGGCCGctgccccccgccgcccccccagGGGACCCGCCCGCCGgacccccgcccgccgccgagccgccgccgccgctgcccctcTTCGCCCAGCCGCCCTGCTCCGCCTGCCCGCTCGGCTTCAGGGTGGACCCGTTCACCGACTACGGCTCGTCCCTCACCGTCTCCCTGCCCGCCGCCCTCCAGCCGCACCAGCCCTTCCAAATCATCGTCCGCTACACCACGGCCGACGGTCCCGCC ATCTGGTGGCTGGATCCAGAGCTGACGTACGGCAATGCCAAGCCATTTGTCTTCACGCAGGGCCACTCGGTGTGTAACCGCTCCTTCTTCCCCTGCTTTGACACCCCTGCAGTGAAATGCACCTACTCAGCTACTGTCAAG GCTCCAGCAGGCATACAGGTGTTGATGAGTGCCACCCAAAGTTCCTACCTAGAAGAGGAAGGTGTATATCAATTTTACATGGAATATCCAGTTCCTGCCTACTTAGTGGCCCTGGTGGCAGGAGACCTTATACATGCAGACATAGGCCCAAG gagcAGAGTGTGGGCAGAGCCTTGCCTGCTGCCAACAGCCATCAGCAAGCTTTCTGGCATTGTTGAACGCTGGTTGACTGCTGCAGAGAGTCTGTATGGCCCCTATATATGGGGAAG ATATGacattgtttttcttcctccatcCTTCCCTATTGTTGCTATGGAAAACCCATGCCTGACCTTCATCATCTCTTCCATTCTGGAGAGCGATGAGTTTTTGATCATTGACGTCATCCACGAGGTTGCCCACAGCTGGTTTGGCAATGCAGTCACCAACGCCACCTGGGAGGAGATGTGGCTGAGCGAGGGCCTGGCCACCTACGCGCAGCGCCGGATCACCACCGAGACCTACG GAGCTGCCTTCACATGTTTGGAGACTGCGTTCCGCCTCGATGCTCTCCACAGACAGATGAAGCTCCTTGGAGAAGACAACCCAGTCAGCAAGCTTCAGGTTAAACTGGAGCCAG GTGTAAATCCCAGTAATTTAATGAACCTCTTCACCTATGAGAAAGGCTACTGCTTTGTTTACTACCTGTCCCAGCTTTGTGGTGACCCAAGACACTTTGACTCCTTCCTAAGA GCCTACATTGAGAAGTACAAATTTACCAGCGTTGTGGCTCAAGATCTTCTGGATTCcttcctgaatttttttccagagctgaAAGAGCAATGTGTTGAGAGCAAAGCAG GACTGGAGTTTGAACGTTGGCTCAATGCTACAGGACCTCCATTAGCTGAGCCGGACTTATCTCAGGGATCCAGTCTGACGAGACCAGTGGAGACACTCTTCAAACTCTGGACCACAGAGCCCCTGGACTCtgttgctgctgccagcagcgTTGACCTCACTAAATGGAGAACGTTCCAAACTGTGCTTTTCCTGGACAGATTGCTGGATGGGTCACCACTGCCACATG AGGTGATAAAAAAGCTTTCGGAATGTTACTCCTCTCAGCTGGACTCCATGAATGCAGAAATCCGTATCCGCTGGTTGCAGATTGTAGTCCGAAATGACTATTATCCAGACCTTTACAAAGTCCGTCGCTTCTTGGAAAACCAG ATGTCTCGGATGTACACAATTCCACTTTATGAGGACCTTTGCACTGGCACCCTCAAGTCTTTTGCCTTAGAAATTTTTTACCAGACCCAAAACCAGCTGCACCCCAATTTGCGGAAAACGATCCAACAGATCTTATCACAGGGCTTGAATCCACTTCCTGCCATAGACACTACAGCAGTCACTACAGACACACCAGCAATGGTGCTTGAGGACAAAGTCTCAGAGGCCACAAATGGTGCCATTTCACTCAGGGATGTCAACGTGTCTGCTTAA